In Streptomyces hawaiiensis, one genomic interval encodes:
- a CDS encoding alpha/beta hydrolase yields the protein MPTLLRLRAVALTASAVLLSTVLAGCGDDAAEDEDLTRQELSWKACPSPDAAQGGGASPSPLPDEGEWQCATMKAPLDWGDPKGDTIGVELIRVRTTGEENEHIGSLIFNFGGPGGSGVTSLPAFAEGYQTLRTRYDLVSFDPRGVGRSDPVICENDQQLDAFFQQDATPDDAAERTELVEITKEFNDACEQNSEKILPHVRTTDAARDLDLMRQVLGDDKLHYFGISYGTELGGVYAHLFPERVGRAVFDAVVDPTQDPEQGSLGQAKGFQLALDNFAEDCVSKTEECPVGDSAQDVKNRIARLLNDLDRTPLPGIFPRQLTQTAATSGIAQALYSQDFWEYLTEGLEQAYDGDGRILMALSDSMNGRSENGEYSNITPANVAINCADDKPRYDTAYVERKLPEFRAASDLFGDYMAWSMLSCTDWAVPGSADRPAVSAPGAAPILVVGNTGDPATPYEGARAMVNALGKGVGVELTYRGQGHGAYDSENKCVQGAVNGYLLDGKVPPAGTVCT from the coding sequence ATGCCAACCCTCCTCCGGCTGCGCGCCGTCGCCCTGACCGCCTCCGCCGTGCTGCTGTCCACCGTGCTGGCGGGCTGCGGTGACGACGCCGCCGAGGACGAGGACCTCACGCGGCAGGAACTGAGCTGGAAGGCCTGCCCGTCCCCGGACGCGGCCCAGGGCGGAGGTGCCTCGCCCTCTCCTCTGCCGGACGAGGGTGAGTGGCAGTGCGCGACCATGAAGGCCCCGCTCGACTGGGGCGACCCGAAGGGCGACACGATCGGCGTCGAGCTGATCCGGGTCAGGACGACCGGCGAGGAGAACGAACACATCGGCTCGCTCATCTTCAACTTCGGCGGCCCCGGCGGCTCGGGCGTCACCTCGCTGCCCGCCTTCGCGGAGGGCTACCAGACCTTGCGCACCCGCTACGACCTGGTCAGCTTCGACCCGCGCGGAGTCGGCCGCAGCGACCCTGTGATCTGCGAGAACGACCAGCAGCTCGACGCCTTCTTCCAGCAGGACGCCACACCCGACGACGCCGCCGAACGCACCGAGCTCGTGGAGATCACCAAGGAGTTCAACGACGCCTGCGAGCAGAACTCGGAGAAGATCCTGCCGCACGTGCGCACCACCGACGCGGCCCGCGACCTGGATTTGATGCGGCAGGTCCTCGGTGACGACAAGCTGCACTACTTCGGCATCTCCTACGGCACCGAACTGGGCGGCGTCTACGCCCACCTGTTCCCCGAGCGGGTCGGCCGTGCCGTGTTCGACGCCGTCGTCGACCCCACGCAGGACCCCGAACAGGGTTCGCTGGGGCAGGCCAAGGGCTTCCAGCTCGCGCTCGACAACTTCGCCGAGGACTGCGTGTCGAAGACCGAGGAGTGCCCCGTCGGCGACAGCGCCCAGGACGTGAAGAACCGTATCGCCAGGCTGCTGAACGATCTCGACCGCACTCCGCTCCCGGGTATCTTCCCGCGGCAGCTGACCCAGACCGCGGCGACCAGCGGCATCGCACAGGCCCTGTACTCGCAGGACTTCTGGGAGTACCTCACGGAGGGCCTGGAGCAGGCCTACGACGGGGACGGCAGGATTCTGATGGCTCTGTCCGACTCGATGAACGGGCGCAGCGAGAACGGCGAGTACAGCAACATCACCCCCGCCAACGTCGCCATCAACTGCGCCGACGACAAACCCCGCTACGACACCGCCTACGTCGAGCGGAAGCTGCCCGAGTTCCGGGCCGCGTCCGACCTGTTCGGCGACTACATGGCCTGGTCCATGCTCAGCTGCACCGACTGGGCCGTGCCGGGCTCCGCCGACCGCCCGGCCGTGAGCGCTCCGGGCGCGGCGCCCATTCTGGTCGTCGGCAACACCGGTGACCCGGCCACACCGTACGAGGGCGCGCGGGCGATGGTGAACGCGCTGGGCAAGGGTGTCGGTGTCGAGCTGACGTACCGCGGCCAGGGGCACGGCGCGTACGACAGCGAGAACAAGTGCGTGCAGGGCGCGGTGAACGGCTATCTGCTGGACGGGAAGGTGCCGCCGGCGGGGACCGTCTGCACCTGA
- a CDS encoding lysylphosphatidylglycerol synthase domain-containing protein, whose product MKQQGAHPEGTEGTSDAASRPGTADDGPKAAAKKTRAAAEEPDFAHIDEVEGDEPLLPARVHRPSDLMRLLVGVLAIAILIGIAAFAHGTTSGLEQDINKGTGQAPDLLIKIAGLASSIAILLVPVAFAIERLIKRDGLRIADGVLAAVLAHGVTLATDLWVARAAPDSIQEALTQPSPGDIHALTDPVHGYLAPVIAYMTAVGMSRRPRWRAVLWVVLLLDAFSMLVTGYTTPFSIILTVLIGWTVAYGTLYAVGSPNVRPTGQTLMAGLRTVGFRPVSASREDISDNPDTGDRGRRYFVTLEDGRPLDVTVVDREQQAQGFFYRAWRNLTLRGFATRSSLQSLRQALEQEALLAYAAIAAGANAPKLIATSELGPDAVMLVYEHSGGRTLDSLSDEEITDGLLRDTWHQVKALQSRRIAHRRLVGDAILVDRSGTVILTDLRVGEIAAGDLLLRMDTSQLLVTLGLRVGAERAVASAVGVLGPDAVADCLPMLQPIALSRSTRATLRRLARERAQRERDAVLEASRQAKQARLEGDADESVPTLEKPDKKAVRAEQRAEKRAIDEALEEAREEDLLTQIRHAVLRIRPQAPVEPARLERVRPRTLISFIAGAIGAYFLLTQLTHIEFGPLISNAEWGWVAAAVLFSMCSYIAAAMALLGFVPERVPFVRTVAAQVAGSFVKIVAPAAVGGVALNTRFLQRAGVRPGLAVASVGASQLFGLGCHILMLLSFGYLTGTEKTPSLSPSRTVIAGLLTVAVLVLVVTSVPFLRKFIVTRVRSLFAGVVPRMLDVLQRPQKLITGIGGMLLLTACFVMCLDASIRAFGDESTSISIASVAVVFLAGNALGSAAPTPGGVGAVEATLTVGLIAVGLPKEVAAPAVLLFRLLTLWIPVLPGWLVFNHLTRKQAL is encoded by the coding sequence ATGAAGCAGCAGGGTGCGCACCCCGAGGGCACAGAGGGCACCTCTGACGCTGCGTCGCGCCCTGGCACTGCGGACGACGGTCCGAAGGCGGCCGCGAAGAAGACCCGGGCGGCCGCCGAGGAGCCCGACTTCGCGCACATCGACGAGGTGGAGGGCGACGAACCGCTGCTCCCCGCGCGCGTGCACCGCCCCTCCGACCTGATGCGCCTCCTGGTGGGCGTGCTCGCCATCGCGATCCTGATCGGGATCGCCGCGTTCGCGCACGGCACCACCTCGGGTCTCGAACAGGACATCAACAAGGGCACCGGGCAGGCCCCCGACCTGCTCATCAAGATCGCGGGGCTGGCCTCCAGCATCGCCATCCTGCTGGTTCCGGTCGCCTTCGCCATCGAGCGGCTGATCAAACGGGACGGACTACGCATCGCCGACGGTGTGCTCGCGGCGGTCCTCGCGCACGGTGTGACCCTCGCCACCGACCTGTGGGTCGCCCGGGCCGCGCCCGACTCGATCCAGGAGGCGCTCACGCAGCCCTCCCCCGGCGACATCCACGCGCTGACCGACCCCGTGCACGGCTATCTGGCCCCGGTCATCGCCTACATGACGGCCGTCGGCATGTCGCGCAGACCGAGATGGCGCGCGGTGCTGTGGGTCGTGCTGCTCCTCGACGCCTTCTCGATGCTCGTCACCGGGTACACGACCCCGTTCTCGATCATCCTGACCGTGCTGATCGGCTGGACCGTGGCCTACGGCACGCTGTACGCGGTCGGCTCCCCCAATGTCCGGCCCACCGGGCAGACACTGATGGCAGGCCTGCGGACCGTCGGGTTCCGACCGGTCAGCGCCTCACGCGAGGACATCTCGGACAACCCGGACACCGGAGACCGGGGCCGCCGCTACTTCGTCACGCTCGAGGACGGCCGGCCCCTGGACGTCACGGTGGTCGACCGGGAGCAGCAGGCCCAGGGCTTCTTCTACCGCGCCTGGCGCAACCTCACCCTGCGCGGCTTCGCCACCCGCAGCAGCCTCCAGTCGCTGCGCCAGGCCCTGGAGCAGGAGGCCCTGCTGGCGTACGCGGCCATCGCGGCCGGCGCCAACGCACCCAAGCTGATCGCCACCTCCGAACTCGGCCCCGACGCGGTGATGCTCGTCTACGAACACAGCGGCGGACGCACCCTCGACTCGCTGTCCGACGAGGAGATCACCGACGGCCTGCTGCGCGACACCTGGCACCAGGTGAAGGCCCTGCAGTCGCGGCGTATCGCGCATCGCAGGCTGGTGGGCGACGCGATTCTGGTGGATCGTTCCGGCACGGTGATCCTCACCGACCTGCGCGTCGGCGAGATCGCGGCCGGTGATCTGCTGCTGCGCATGGACACCTCCCAGCTGCTGGTGACGCTCGGTCTCCGGGTGGGCGCCGAGCGGGCGGTGGCCTCGGCGGTGGGCGTGCTCGGTCCGGACGCGGTGGCGGACTGCCTGCCGATGCTCCAGCCCATCGCGCTCAGCCGCTCCACGCGCGCGACGCTGCGCAGACTGGCCAGGGAGCGGGCACAGCGCGAGCGCGACGCGGTCCTGGAGGCGTCCCGACAGGCCAAGCAGGCCCGCCTGGAGGGGGACGCGGACGAGTCCGTGCCCACCCTGGAAAAGCCCGACAAGAAGGCCGTACGGGCGGAGCAGCGGGCCGAGAAGCGGGCGATCGACGAGGCGCTGGAGGAGGCGCGCGAGGAGGACCTGCTCACGCAGATCCGGCACGCCGTGCTGCGCATCAGGCCACAGGCGCCCGTCGAGCCGGCCCGGCTGGAGCGGGTGCGTCCGCGCACACTGATCAGTTTCATCGCCGGCGCGATCGGTGCGTACTTCCTGCTGACGCAGCTCACGCACATCGAGTTCGGGCCGCTCATCTCGAACGCCGAGTGGGGCTGGGTCGCCGCGGCCGTGCTGTTCTCGATGTGCAGCTACATCGCGGCGGCGATGGCCCTGCTGGGATTCGTACCCGAGCGCGTGCCGTTCGTGCGGACCGTGGCGGCGCAGGTCGCCGGGTCGTTCGTGAAGATCGTCGCCCCGGCGGCGGTGGGCGGGGTCGCGCTGAACACGCGCTTCCTGCAGCGCGCGGGAGTGCGGCCGGGGCTCGCGGTGGCGAGTGTCGGCGCGTCGCAGCTGTTCGGGCTCGGCTGCCACATCCTGATGCTGCTGTCCTTCGGCTATCTGACCGGTACGGAGAAGACGCCGTCGCTGTCGCCCTCCCGGACCGTCATCGCCGGCCTGTTGACGGTGGCGGTGCTCGTCCTCGTGGTCACGTCGGTGCCGTTCCTGCGGAAGTTCATCGTCACGCGCGTGCGGTCGCTGTTCGCGGGAGTCGTGCCGCGCATGCTGGACGTGCTCCAGCGGCCGCAGAAGCTGATCACCGGCATCGGCGGCATGCTGCTGCTGACCGCCTGCTTCGTGATGTGCCTCGACGCGTCGATCCGCGCGTTCGGCGACGAGTCCACGTCGATCAGCATCGCCAGCGTCGCCGTCGTCTTCCTCGCGGGCAACGCCCTGGGGTCCGCGGCGCCGACACCGGGTGGTGTGGGCGCGGTCGAGGCGACCCTGACGGTCGGCCTGATCGCCGTCGGGCTCCCGAAGGAGGTCGCGGCACCGGCGGTCCTGCTGTTCCGCCTCCTGACGCTGTGGATTCCCGTGCTCCCGGGCTGGCTGGTCTTCAACCACCTCACCCGCAAGCAGGCGCTTTAG
- a CDS encoding MGMT family protein, giving the protein MSEHSPEGGRYEDESAQALPEYAERVLDVAELIPPGRVMTYGDVAEWLEQGGPRQVGRVMALYGGAAPWWRVVRADGVLLPGHEQRALGHYRAEGTPLKEASRAAEGHLPRIDMRRARWDGGDRAEGHT; this is encoded by the coding sequence ATGAGTGAGCACAGCCCTGAGGGGGGCCGGTACGAGGACGAGTCCGCGCAAGCGCTGCCCGAGTACGCCGAGCGGGTGCTCGACGTCGCCGAACTGATCCCGCCGGGCCGTGTCATGACCTACGGGGACGTCGCCGAGTGGCTGGAGCAGGGTGGGCCGCGGCAGGTCGGCCGCGTGATGGCGCTCTACGGGGGAGCCGCTCCGTGGTGGCGGGTCGTCCGCGCGGACGGCGTCCTGCTGCCGGGGCACGAGCAACGGGCGCTCGGCCACTACCGGGCGGAGGGCACGCCCCTGAAGGAGGCGAGCCGCGCCGCCGAGGGCCACCTGCCGCGCATCGACATGAGACGGGCGCGGTGGGACGGCGGTGATCGCGCGGAGGGTCACACCTGA
- a CDS encoding ATP-dependent helicase, with protein MSSSSFTSGLSHPRVRRGSRGAYRLVRTPPGRVDPPLLDASQRSVVDHRAGPLLVLAGPGTGKTTTLVESVAERVARGGDPERVLVLTFSRRAAVELRDRMAQRAGAARAPQATTFHSFCYALVRAHQDSDLFVEPLRLLSGPEQDVSVRELLAGQVDLERGGLAHVRWPDELRACLTTRGFADEVRAVLARSRELGLGPGALDAFARRTGRPDWRAAAAFLAEYLDVLDLQGVIDYAELVHRAVLLARRPEVAAWLAARYDAVYVDEYQDTDPAQVRLLDALAGGGRTLVAFGDPDQSIYTFRGADVNGILEFPHAFPRADGRPAPVSVLRTSRRSGAGLLAATRLLTQRMPLTRLPAEKVRAHRELAPVRDGGRVEAYTYPTSGTEMDNIADILRRAHLEDGVPWSDMAVLVRAGSRTIPTVRRALTAAGVPVDVDGDDMPLRHEPAVAPLLTALRAVAAAEAGSAEPQDAEGDPASEDAPSTRHDTCWLDTETALTLLTSPLASMDAADLRRLGRALRDEERAAGNPLPAPSDVLLAQALAEPERLAVHDPTYARGAQRLGALLRKARERLAGGGTAEEALWDLWEGTPWPTRLERAARRGGAAGRNADRDLDAVCALFATAARAEERTGGRGTLNFLEEIDAEDIAADTLTRRAVRPDAVRLMTAHRSKGLEWRLVVVAGVQEGLWPDLRRRGSLLEADRIGRDGLAEPLTPGALLAEERRLFYVAATRARERLVVTAVKAPADDGDQPSRFLTELGVEPKDVTGRPRRPLSVAALVAELRATTVDPRVSEALREAAAHRLARLAALADEDGRPLVPSAHPYRWWGMFEPTESKVPLRDRDQPVVLSGSALDQLANTCALQWFLGREVKADAPATAAQGFGNVVHVLADEVASGHTPADLGVLMERLDSVWNALAFDAPWKSAQEKDNARVALERFLQWHVMNRTGRTPVASEHDFDVTLEAGDYRVRIRGQMDRVEADGDGRAYVVDFKTGKQAPSSKEVERHPQLAVYQLAVREGAVDEAFDGVRPEPGGAELVHLRQGAAKRDGGESLPKVQAQEPLEGEWVGDLLATAAGKVLDERFTPTAGQHCTHCAFRASCSARQEGRHVVE; from the coding sequence GTGAGCTCCTCTTCCTTCACCAGCGGCCTGTCGCACCCCCGGGTGCGGCGGGGGAGCCGTGGCGCTTACCGACTGGTACGTACCCCTCCTGGCCGCGTGGACCCCCCTCTTTTGGACGCCTCGCAGCGCTCCGTGGTTGACCACAGGGCGGGCCCGCTGCTCGTCCTCGCGGGCCCGGGCACCGGCAAGACCACCACGCTCGTCGAGTCCGTGGCCGAGCGCGTCGCCCGGGGCGGCGACCCCGAGCGCGTCCTGGTCCTCACCTTCAGCCGCCGGGCGGCCGTCGAGCTGCGCGACCGCATGGCCCAGCGGGCCGGGGCCGCCCGCGCTCCCCAGGCGACCACCTTCCACTCGTTCTGCTACGCCCTGGTCCGCGCCCACCAGGACAGCGACCTGTTCGTGGAGCCGCTGCGGCTGCTGTCCGGCCCCGAGCAGGACGTCTCGGTGCGCGAGCTGCTCGCGGGCCAGGTCGATCTGGAACGGGGCGGGCTCGCGCACGTGCGCTGGCCGGACGAACTGCGCGCCTGCCTCACCACCCGCGGTTTCGCCGACGAGGTCCGTGCCGTTCTCGCCCGCAGCCGTGAACTGGGCCTCGGCCCCGGTGCCCTGGACGCCTTCGCCCGCCGTACGGGACGGCCCGACTGGCGAGCCGCGGCCGCCTTCCTCGCCGAGTACCTGGACGTGCTCGACCTGCAGGGCGTGATCGACTACGCGGAACTCGTCCACCGCGCGGTGCTCCTCGCCCGCCGCCCCGAGGTCGCGGCGTGGCTCGCCGCCCGGTACGACGCCGTCTACGTCGACGAGTACCAGGACACGGATCCCGCTCAGGTACGGCTGCTGGACGCCCTGGCCGGCGGCGGCCGCACGCTCGTGGCCTTCGGCGACCCCGACCAGTCGATCTACACGTTCCGCGGGGCCGACGTGAACGGCATCCTGGAATTCCCGCACGCCTTCCCGCGCGCGGACGGCCGCCCGGCGCCCGTCTCCGTGCTGCGCACGTCCCGCCGCTCCGGGGCCGGCCTGCTGGCCGCCACCCGGCTGCTCACCCAGCGCATGCCCCTGACCCGACTGCCCGCCGAGAAGGTGCGCGCCCATCGGGAACTCGCCCCCGTACGGGACGGCGGCCGCGTCGAGGCGTACACGTACCCGACGTCCGGGACGGAGATGGACAACATCGCCGACATCCTCCGCAGGGCCCACCTGGAGGACGGCGTCCCGTGGAGCGACATGGCCGTCCTGGTGCGCGCCGGCTCCCGCACCATCCCCACGGTCCGCCGCGCCCTCACGGCGGCGGGCGTCCCCGTCGACGTCGACGGGGACGACATGCCGCTGCGGCACGAACCGGCGGTGGCGCCGCTGCTGACGGCGTTGCGGGCGGTGGCCGCGGCGGAGGCGGGATCTGCTGAGCCTCAGGACGCCGAGGGGGACCCCGCCTCCGAGGACGCCCCTTCCACGCGGCACGACACCTGCTGGCTCGACACCGAAACCGCCCTCACCCTCCTGACCTCCCCCCTCGCGAGCATGGACGCCGCCGACCTGCGCCGCCTCGGCCGCGCCCTGCGCGACGAGGAGCGGGCCGCCGGCAACCCGTTGCCGGCGCCCTCCGACGTGCTGCTCGCGCAGGCGCTCGCCGAGCCGGAGCGCCTCGCCGTGCACGACCCCACGTACGCGCGTGGCGCCCAGCGCCTCGGCGCGCTGCTGCGCAAGGCCCGCGAACGCCTGGCCGGCGGCGGTACGGCCGAGGAGGCGCTGTGGGACCTGTGGGAGGGCACACCGTGGCCCACGCGGCTGGAGCGGGCAGCCCGCCGGGGCGGCGCCGCCGGGCGCAACGCGGACCGCGACCTGGACGCCGTCTGCGCCCTGTTCGCCACCGCGGCCCGCGCCGAGGAGCGAACCGGCGGCCGGGGCACCCTGAACTTCCTGGAGGAGATCGACGCCGAGGACATCGCCGCCGACACCCTCACCCGGCGTGCCGTACGCCCCGACGCCGTCCGCCTGATGACCGCGCACCGCTCCAAGGGCCTGGAGTGGCGCCTCGTGGTCGTCGCGGGAGTCCAGGAGGGCCTGTGGCCGGACCTGCGCCGCCGCGGCTCCCTCCTGGAGGCCGACCGCATCGGCCGCGACGGACTCGCCGAACCCCTCACCCCCGGTGCGCTGCTCGCCGAGGAGCGCCGCCTGTTCTACGTGGCCGCCACGCGCGCGCGTGAGCGCCTCGTCGTCACCGCGGTCAAGGCCCCCGCCGACGACGGGGACCAGCCCTCCCGCTTCCTGACCGAACTCGGCGTCGAACCCAAGGACGTCACGGGACGCCCCCGCCGCCCGCTGTCCGTCGCCGCACTCGTCGCCGAACTGCGCGCCACCACGGTCGACCCGCGCGTCTCCGAGGCCCTCCGGGAGGCCGCCGCCCACCGCCTGGCCCGGCTCGCCGCCCTCGCCGACGAGGACGGCCGCCCCCTGGTGCCGTCCGCGCACCCCTACCGCTGGTGGGGCATGTTCGAGCCGACCGAGTCCAAGGTGCCGCTGCGCGACCGCGACCAGCCCGTCGTGCTCTCCGGCAGCGCCCTCGACCAGCTGGCCAACACCTGTGCCCTGCAGTGGTTCCTGGGCCGAGAGGTCAAGGCCGACGCCCCCGCGACCGCCGCCCAGGGCTTCGGCAACGTGGTCCACGTCCTCGCCGACGAGGTCGCCTCCGGGCACACCCCGGCCGACCTCGGCGTCCTCATGGAACGCCTCGACTCCGTGTGGAACGCGCTGGCCTTCGACGCGCCATGGAAGTCGGCCCAGGAGAAGGACAACGCGCGCGTGGCGCTCGAACGGTTCCTGCAGTGGCACGTCATGAACCGCACCGGACGTACCCCGGTGGCCAGCGAGCACGACTTCGACGTCACCCTCGAAGCGGGCGACTACCGCGTGCGCATCCGCGGCCAGATGGACCGGGTCGAGGCGGACGGTGACGGCCGCGCCTACGTGGTCGACTTCAAGACCGGCAAGCAGGCGCCGAGTTCCAAAGAGGTGGAGCGCCACCCGCAGCTCGCCGTCTACCAGCTGGCCGTCCGCGAGGGCGCCGTCGACGAGGCCTTCGACGGTGTACGCCCCGAGCCGGGCGGCGCCGAACTCGTCCACCTCCGGCAGGGGGCGGCCAAGCGCGACGGCGGCGAGAGCCTGCCCAAGGTGCAGGCCCAGGAGCCGCTGGAGGGGGAGTGGGTCGGTGACCTGCTGGCCACCGCCGCCGGCAAGGTCCTCGACGAACGGTTCACACCGACCGCCGGGCAGCACTGCACGCACTGCGCGTTCCGGGCCTCGTGCAGCGCCCGGCAGGAGGGGCGTCACGTCGTCGAGTGA